The DNA sequence ATGAGGCTGGCAATCCCCCCGCACAGCACCGCCTGCTCCCCGAACAGGTCGGTCTCGGTCTCCTCCTTGAAGGTGGTTTCGATGACCCCGGCGCGGGTGCACCCCACCGCCCGGGCGTAGGCCAGCGCCGTCGCCCGGGCCCGGCCGGTCACGTCCTGATGCACCGCCAGCAGCGCCGGCACCCCCACTCCCTCGGTGAACAGCTCCCGCATCCGGTGGCCCGGAGCCTTCGGGGCCACCATCACCACGTCCACGGTGGGGGCGGGAACGATCTGTCGAAAGTGGATGTTGAAGCCGTGGGCGAACAGCAGCGTGTCCCCCGGATCCAGGTGCGGGGCCACCTCCGCCTCGTAGGTCGGCCGCTGCACGTGGTCGGGCAGCAGCATGGCCACCACATCCGCCCGGCGCACCGCCTCGGCCGTGGGCGCCACCTCGAAACCGTCGGCGGTGGCCCGGGCCCAGGACGGCGCGCCCGGATACAGCCCCACCACCACCTGGATGCCGCTGTCCCGCAGGTTCTGGGCGTGGGCGTGGCCCTGGCTGCCGTAGCCGACGACGGCCACGGTCCTGCCCGCCAGCGGGTCCAGGGGCGCGTCCTGGTCGTAGTAGATGGTCGCCATCGTCCATGCCTCCTTGCGCGTCCCGCCCGGGATCGGGGGCCTCGGACCTCCTCCCCGGCGCGTCAGGTTGCCTGCGCTCCCCGCACCAGGGTGACCTGGCCGGTGCGGGCCATCTCGCGGATCCCGTACTTTTTCAGCAGCTCGATGAAGGCGTCCACCTTCTCGCCCCGGCCGGTGACCTCCAGGGTCATGGTGCGGTCGGTCAGGTCCACCACGCTGGCCCGGAACACGTTGGCGATCTCCATGATCTCCAGCCGCGTGCCAGGGGTCACGTTGACCTTGACCAGCGCCAGCTCCCGGTCCACCGTCGGCAGCCCGTCGATGGCGGTGGCCCGCAGCACCTCCACCAGCTTGCGCAGCTGCTTGGCGAACTGCTCGGTGCGGTCGGGGGCCGTGTCCACCACGATGGTCATCCGGGACACGGACGGGTCCTCGGTGGGCCCCACCGACAGGCTGTGGATGTTCACCCCCCGCCGGCGGATCAGCCCGGCCACCCGGACCAGCACCCCCGGGGCGTTCTGGACCAGGACCGAGATGGTGGCCGCGTGGGTTCCCTCAGCCATCCAGGATCATCTCCGCCACCGACTGGCCCGAGGGAATCATGGGCAGGCAGTTCTCCTCGGGGTCGCACAGGATGTCCACCACGCACGGGGTGTCCTCGGTGGCCAGCGCCGCCTGCAGGGCGGGCTCCACCTCCTCGGGACGCTCCACCCGAATCCCCCGCGCCCCGAACACCTCCGCCAGCCGCGCGAAATCGGGGTTGCGGAGCAGAGACGCCGACAGCCGCCCGCGGTAGAAGAACGACTGCCACTGGCGGACC is a window from the Armatimonadota bacterium genome containing:
- the ilvC gene encoding ketol-acid reductoisomerase yields the protein MATIYYDQDAPLDPLAGRTVAVVGYGSQGHAHAQNLRDSGIQVVVGLYPGAPSWARATADGFEVAPTAEAVRRADVVAMLLPDHVQRPTYEAEVAPHLDPGDTLLFAHGFNIHFRQIVPAPTVDVVMVAPKAPGHRMRELFTEGVGVPALLAVHQDVTGRARATALAYARAVGCTRAGVIETTFKEETETDLFGEQAVLCGGIASLIKAGFETLVEAGYQPEVAYFECLHEMKLIVDLIYEGGLSYMRYSVSDTAEYGDYSRGHRIIDEKVRAEMKRILREVQDGTFAREWVSENSAGRPNFLEQRRQEERHPIEEVGRRLRAMMPWLSRRKKAGAPAPAS
- the ilvN gene encoding acetolactate synthase small subunit: MAEGTHAATISVLVQNAPGVLVRVAGLIRRRGVNIHSLSVGPTEDPSVSRMTIVVDTAPDRTEQFAKQLRKLVEVLRATAIDGLPTVDRELALVKVNVTPGTRLEIMEIANVFRASVVDLTDRTMTLEVTGRGEKVDAFIELLKKYGIREMARTGQVTLVRGAQAT